The Erinaceus europaeus chromosome 11, mEriEur2.1, whole genome shotgun sequence DNA window GTATTTCTTAAGAAAGTATCAGCTATCTTAAAACCAGCAGAGGGAGTACAGCATCTGAGAACAGGAAACAATTAATCTGATACCTAGGAATTTATGTTTATCTAAGACAGTGGTAGTGAAGCTGAGCTATAGACCTCTGACCTTGCCCTCCTGTTatccaacaatggtaaacaaactGAAATACTAGATTAGCTACTCGGGAATTCATCTGTTACAACTAGGTGGGactgagggagaaaaacaaaactgctCACACTTCAGTGGGAAGACTCCTACTACACTACAAAGCACAGTTTTTTAAGGGCAGACTTCCCTCTGGAATctggagggagataggaagaaactagagaaaggagagagagggagggagagagggagagggagagggagagagagagagcacgtgCAAGCGAGCAGAGAGGCCGAAGTCAGATCTGACAAGATGGCCGGGCTGCCCCGCAGGATCATCAAGGAAACCCAGCGTTTGCTGGCAGAACCTGTTCCTGGTATTAAAGCAGAACCAGATGAGAGCAACGCCCGCTATTTTCATGTGGTCATTGCTGGCCCTCAGGATTCCCTCTTTGAGGGAGGGACTTTTAAACTTGAACTATTCCTTCCAGAAGAATACCCAATGGCAGCCCCTAAAGTACGTTTCATGACCAAAATTTATCATCCTAATGTAGACAAGTTGGGAAGAATATGTTTAGATATTTTGAAAGATAAATGGTCCCCAGCACTGCAGATCCGCACAGTTCTGCTATCGATCCAGGCTTTGTTAAGTGCTCCCAACCCAGACAATCCACTAGCAAATGACGTAGCGGAGCAGTGGAAGACGAACGAAGCCCAAGCCATAGAGACAGCTACAGCATGGACTAGGCTATATGCCATGAATAATATTTAAATGGATCTGATCATCACATGTGCATCACTTCTCCTGTTCTGCCAAGActtcttctggtttttttttttttttgcatttaatgGACAGTCTTAGAcacattacaaaataaaaaaagctcAGATATCTTCAGTCCTTTGGTGATTAAATACACATTAGCAAATCTGTGTCTTGTCCTGATTCACTGTTAAGCATGAACAGAGGCTAGAAGCATCACCTGGATTGTTGCGAAACATTTAAGAGCAGTGGTCCCTCTCTGATTTTACTCATTTCCCCATCATGGTTTAAGTATAAGGCACTGTGAATGAAGGTAGTCGTCAGGGTTAGCTGCAGggggtgttttttatttttttttcctttgaggagGGATGTTTTATATTTTACAGGCTCCTTCCTCCCACTTTATGGTGATCTAATTGCATTGGTTAAAGCAGCTACCCAGTTCTTTAGAATATGCTCTCTAGCCAAGTCTAACTTTTCTTTAGACACTGTAGATGGACAAGCTTTATTGTTTGAACCAAAATGGGAACATTAAGAAAACATCACAGCCCTCACTAATAACATTGTGACTTTGCTATCAAGTGTAGAATCCTCCCTTCAAGAAAAAGCTTGTGACCATTTTGTATGGCTTGTCTGGGAACTTATGTAAATCCTTTAAgttttagtaaaatattttttgttattctaaaaaaaaagaaagaaagaaactaaagaaaGGAAAGGCTCAGAAAACCCAACCTGGAAAACATGACAGCAAACACCAgggcaatgatttttttttttttaccttaaaatCTAAGGGTTCTAGTTTAGTCAGTAGATAATCTGTTTCTAGGATTATTATTTCTGAGGGACAAGGGAGTTAAGAATGCTGTCGTTCAAACTTTGCTTTGGCTGAAAGAAAAGCAGCAAACAGGTAAAGGTACATGTCTACTGTCTTAATCTCCAGTCATGGTTTACCCAAACAGGGTACAATAGGTTAAAAAAGGTAATTTGGTGGCAAAATGATCGGCACAGACAAAACCCTGAAGAGGGCTAAGGACCGGAGTGGTTATCCATCCTAAAGCTAGACGTAAAAACTTAGAAATAATGAGGAAAGAGCCTATAATTTTGTGCTATGGTTTGGCACTGGAGATCTTTGCTCAGGTCCACTCTGAGTGTAAAATGGCCTACTTGATTAGTCTGTGTAGGCATGACCGTATGATCTTTTATTGGACTATAggaagtcatgatacatttttgcattgAAAACATAGGAAAAAACCATTATGACTTTGACAACTTAATATATCCTAAAATTaacttgtggtttttattttattttatttttatttattatgtattggatagagacagagaaatggagagggtgttccaggagg harbors:
- the LOC103124035 gene encoding ubiquitin-conjugating enzyme E2 N-like, coding for MAGLPRRIIKETQRLLAEPVPGIKAEPDESNARYFHVVIAGPQDSLFEGGTFKLELFLPEEYPMAAPKVRFMTKIYHPNVDKLGRICLDILKDKWSPALQIRTVLLSIQALLSAPNPDNPLANDVAEQWKTNEAQAIETATAWTRLYAMNNI